From the Manihot esculenta cultivar AM560-2 chromosome 14, M.esculenta_v8, whole genome shotgun sequence genome, the window TAATGCTAGCTAAATCATAAattgttaaatttataatttcacaATCAAATTCATAATACACTATGCACATTCATAATACACTAGATGCCGGAACTGACGCTTAGTACTCCTTGCATCTCAAACGCACCTATCACAAGACCGTTGGTActaatttttgttaaaaattgatataagtttttaataattttagtttaaataaaatactaatgtaattatttaaataagtgaattttttaaataaaaataaaaatttttaattttttttatttaaaagggtattttttgaaattctaaTATTCTTATTGCTTtccatatttatataaattatagataataacattattaatgtaacataattttataatatatatttataaaaaatatagttatatatttttaaaattaacctttactaatttcatatattttgattactttataaaaataaacatcaattatgtaaattttacaatataaaagatacatttcttaaaatttaatttatttttataacaaaataaatttattaaaatcaagtAATAAATACAACCTCCATCTTAAATATAAGGTTAGATAATTATTGTTAATAGAGCAAATTACAATTCGGtcccataaaaaaatttattagtaaagcattcttatattttttaaaaatttattaattagttattttattaatttttattattaaatattataaaaattttaaaatactctaaatataaaaagattaattgatatattttttataaaattgaagaatgaattagtaaaattttttaaattataaaaataaataataaattatattaaaattaatgaaaagattaattaataaattgtttaaaatgttaaaaatattttaatttttttttaatactgaGAGTTgagctaaataataattttattaaattccgGCCCAGAAATAAATCCGGCCCAAGTGAAATGAATCAAGATCATAGTGAACCCTAACCCATCACGCAGGCAGCTATAAAACCTTATCATCTGTCTAAAGGGATTCTAAGCGGCTCTTCTCCTCACAAGCTCTGGCACTCTAGGGTTTTCAGAACGCTATCAGAATGGTAGGCGGATATCGCTTGTTCTCTTGTATCTGCATCTGGTCTTTTTAgggtttctattttattttttgacgtTAATACGTTGAAAGtacttttcaattttattatgcCAATATTCACTTGTTCTCTCTGTTTTCTTTATCTAGTCTCTTTTAGGGTTTCTTTTTGGATGTTAATGCGTTGAAATTACATTGAAGTTGTATTGTTAAATCTTTTTCTGTGCTTGCTTTTATTGTTTTTTAAGGCTATTTTGCTGTTTGACCTCCAACCCATTAATGGATTCTTGGAAGTGgatttttggtatttttttcATTTGCAAATGTTGGTGTTGATTATGGACTTTACCTACAAAATGGATTCTTGAATTTGTAGTGTTTGGAGTGAACATCGTGTGTGCTTTTCCTTTGGTTACTTGAGTGGGTTGAAACTGGTGAAGTTAATTTAATACACTGACGACGGAAGCAATAGGTTAGTGCGCTGAGAAAATATAGTTTTAGACAGCTGGATCTGCGGTTATTGTTAAGGCTTGCTACTGATTTGCAATAAGTGAACAGGTCTGCAAAACCTGTCATCAAGTTATTTTGTGTTTGGTCTGATGatgtatgttcatgaatttTTTGGATGCATTATAGTGCTGTTTGTGTGGTTAAGGATTGTTTGTCCGAATTGAAATTTACTGTTTTCTCTACCCCATTCAGTTATAATACGTGGCAGAAAAATGAAGTTTTAAATTGTGTGCTAAGTGATTCTATTTAGGTTAGCTTTTCTGATGATAAGCTGTGTTTCATAGGTGAACGTTCCCAAGACGAAGAAAACATACTGCAAGAGCAAGGAGTGCCGAAAGCACACTTTACATAAGGTCACACAGTACAAGAAGGGCAAGGATAGTCTTGCTGCACAAGGGAAGAGGCGTTATGATCGGAAGCAGTCAGGTTATGGAGGTCAGACAAAGCCCGTTTTCCACAAGAAGGTATAGTTTAACATCCAATATGTGCAACTTTTCCCTGTCTGAagatgattgatttttatgatgGAAAAGCCAAATAATAGCTATAGCAATCACTGTGATTGCCATAAAGATGTAGGTGGCTTCAACCTGGAACATTAAATGTTGTATTATTTTTTGAACAGGCCAAAACTACTAAGAAGATTGTTCTGAGGCTGCAATGTCAAGGTTGCAAGCATGTATCTCAGCATCCAATTAAGGTTTGCCTCTTAGAACAtcttgtattattattattattatttgcctTGCGGCTTTGCCTTGGTTATCCGTATTACTTCATTTTGTAATGTAAGCCAATTGCTTATTATTTCTGCAGAGATGCAAGCATTTTGAGATTGGTGGAGACAAGAAGGGAAAGggaacttctcttttctaaATGCtattttatggatatgtttttTGGATGTGTTTCATTGTTAAGAACTTTGCTGGAACTGGGATGATCCTAGAGTTTTTGTTCTGACTTCATTTTGTTGGTTATCTTGTTATTTCTAGACATCTACTActagtttattattttaatttactcAATAGCAATCAACTTTTAGTCAGAACTATCTTAATCCAGTTTTAATGATTCATTTTTTGTTTGAATGGCACACATCTTTAGAGTTAGggtgatttataatttagtccctggatattgccattattaacaagtcagtccctgtatttttaaaaatctattaaaacgtctttatgatttgtttccgtcaatgaaatagttctTTCGTCctattttttgttaaaattagataaaggaggagttAAAATTAACGGAAAATAAGATAAAGGAggagttaaaattagataaaggaggagagaaaatttttacccttaaataaaatcatttatttagtccttgtatattggaattattaataagttagtctttatattttaaaaaatctattaaaatatttttattttttttccatcaatgaaatgGTTTCTATCTTTTCTTAGatttattaaaacattcttatccTTTCGTTTTCTTAACGAAATAGTCCAtatgaagaataaaaagaagcaaaaggagaagaagcagaaggaagaagaattgatgaagaagaaaaggaaggaagaggaagaggagaaaaataatcgggagtaatttagtattttattatatttttaacggcaaaaataaatagaaagacTATTtggagagaaaacataaggacgttttaataggtttttaaaaatacagggattgacttgttaataatgacaatacacagggactaaattgtaaatctcccttaAAGTTATTACTATTACACGTTGCAAGTATTTATgctgcttctttttctttttcttattttattttatttatttatttttaggagGGGGGGTGGGGACGGATGTTTTGGGGTCGCAGTTTATCAATTTCTTGCTCTGCCAAAATGCATGATGAGCAGTGTATCCTTAAAAGAAagcttaataattaaaaagaacaCATGGGTTCAATTTTTCTGTTGAGAAtcgtatttttcttttttgtttgttCTCATCAATCTTCAGTTTTTGaatcttctcttttattttctttttcatcaaaGGTAAATTCCATTAAAGGAGGTGGTAAAACATAAGGCCTAAAGGTCTAGCATTTAACTTATAAGAATCATGACCCTTGGGCTAAAAGAAATAAGGCTCAACAAACACACACACGAGAAGAGTGCAAAGCCCATCAACAAACAAACCCTATCAGCCTAAAGAGGGAACTTTTTCAGTGTTGCCATCGTTCCCGATGTCAGTTTGCAGAGATGGCAGGAATGTTGCAAGACACTCAAGCTCAAAATGCCTGCATGCAAGATCAAGACCAGCCATCTAAAAGGAACCAAAGGAAGCACGTGATAGTCTCTCTATGGTGGGCATCATAACATCACTCGATAACTTATTCTATTCTCGCTATATACAATCCATTCCAAAAAAGAGAAAGGGAAAACTCACTctagaataagaaaaaaaaaagctttccTTGTCCGTGGAGCAGGTCACGTTGTCGATAGAGGAAGGGTCTCTGAACCGTAGAGTAAAGAAGGGAAGATGACAGAAAAAACTCTCTTTAAATCTTGTTTTTGAATCTTCTTTTgagctttaattttttttttttttatggaaaatCCAAAGTAAAGTTTCACAACTATTAGAATAAGAAATGGAAAGGGAATTTTCTTAATCCTTTCAATGAGTTATATCTAATTATTTTTGGTCTTTTGTTATGGCTATTACCATTTAGTGATGCAATAAAAGGCATTTTCTCTCTTAAATccaataaaaattagaattaatatagtttttgaaattataatacaTCTTATGGAAATGGGATAAATCTtaattagaattataatatactAATAATGTCttgttaattaaatatataacctaacttctaaattttatcattaattattatttaatatctgTATTTTACAATTTGAATGGTTTTACTTTTATGTTttcattttatctttttaacgACGATTTTTGTGAAGTTCCTTAATTTTGAGGAAATttgctaatttatttttattttaaattcattcaattaaaatattaatttatttataaaattaaactttttaattattttatcgaagaattaattaacttattttaattttggttagaaagaataatataaaaatatttttttaaagcaaacagAACTttagatattataaaatataaaaatattttaattaaataattttaaaataaaaatgaattattgaatttttttaaaactcaaagacttgataatatttttatttgtgcATATTTACTCGCATTCTCATTCTTTCATGACAATCTACTTCACTTTAAAACAATGAACAAActaaaagtatataaaaaattcaaaagagcACAGGATTCTCAAGCTAAGCCAAGAGGCtgccaaataattttttttttttcactgccGATTATACATCTACTATATTACGATAAGACAATACCCAAaatctaataatttaaatttttgtgtAAATAAATCACCTCTTAATTATCGAAGATAACAATATCAATttagaaatatttataaaaaaatttgaaaatgaatGGCAAGACATTAATCCAAGAAATATATaccttatattttgtttaaagagCTCTAATAAGCGTTTGCGTGCAATGGATTTAAAATTGGGGATAGTATGCGTGAAGAGCTCCAATTGAGAGAATGTGTGCAATTGAGATTTTGTGCTGAACGGCAACGATAACAGTTGATGCTGATGGTGACACAATGGATGCTCACAATGAGAGAAAGAGGGGAGGGGAGAGAACGAAATACACAATAAAGAAAAAGGCTTAAGTTTTATTTGATTGgggttaaattaattaaaaaattttaaatttctaccAAATTGATATGTTCAGCTTGTTTGGTTGGCATTTTTTCTTCAAACTTTCTAAGAGCtggaggaaaatatttttttgaaatgagaaaAGTAATTTACTTacccaaaaataaatataattgaaagagtatatatatatatatatatttttatcaaagtGAATTCATAACATtgcataatatttattatttagtttttgttACCTTCtattaaaaacatatatattatctaatatattaattcatCATATACCGATAATATTAACttgacttttttttattataaatttaaattaaattataaataaattatatttatatattttttataaaaaaaattatttttatccgTAAGATAtagcataattaataaatttatcactTTATGTTTAGAACCGAGTATTTTAGTccctaaattttaattctatcaaaacaaaaaatttttCCATTCAATAATTCTGTTAAGTCAAAAAACTAAGTCTggtcaaaaggaaaaaaaatagaatataattttcaaaaacacctttattaatgttaaaaaattacttttgccTTTAAATcctatttctttccttcttaatTGTGAATGCAGCTTTTGTTGCTTCGATTCTTTAATTCTTGTAATGCAATGGTAAATTGTAATGCTGTTATAGTGTAATCTTAAATAGATCTTTGATTCTTGTAATgagattataaattataaatttttttgtataGTTTCAACTTGAAAGAATATAAACAAATAGAAAATGTATTAAGAGtgaagagaaaaaagaataagaagGATAGTTAGATATTTCTCCTTTcatttactatattttttatggaaagATTTTGGATTTtgatagaattaaattttagagacCGAAACATTCAGTTCTACAAATAAAgagataaatatattaattatattatatttcagggatgaaaaactaatttttccttttaaaatgaTCATATTATAATTTGAAACATTATGTtatctttacaaaaattgatattaaaataaatataaatacaaatttaaaaagTATGAGTGAATCACAAATATCTAATTTATATGTCTActtaatgagcttataaatgAATCTATTATCAAATCTATTTATGAACCTTATAAACGAGATTGCTCCTGAGTTAACTTATGAGATTGATTAATGAGTCTGTTTAACGAGTCATTTCATGAGTAATAGGTCCCAACTAGTTTTGGAAGTAAGAAAATAATTCTGCTTAGGGTGAGAAGAAAGTTCCGAATATTTTTTGCTCCTTTTCTTATTAACAACAAACATTTAAACAGATAAGATTATTGTAAGCAAATCACCTCTACTGCTAAGCAAATCAAAGTAGTTACGTAATTAACTAAATATCATCTCACATCCAGCATAATAAGGACTCCTCCATGATCACTATCCAATACATCaattgtaacgactcggaaaccggaccgctaccggcgctaggatccagatcggcttaaggccgccgggacccgtagcaagcctactatgcatcctgtacagttggtataatcccatacatgattaaacatttccataaaacatttaaaactttacctttaccaagcttgacctgtgtatgcactatgactgaactcatagaacccctagggtcagcataccctatgtcaaactcggtccaacacataaatcaacataatataaaacgcatgtacaaagggattatccaactcaggccaagcacaatactttAACTCTGAACAcattacataatatcattttacaatacaactcttttacatcattacataaccttacattacatcatgtccacaactattctattacgtatcataaccatagccatatcctgttgacttcctgatctatctctgaccctgcaaacctagggttaggggagaggggtgagctataaagcccagtgagtagaacgataataaaaatcatttgaacatatgctttcatgaaatgcatcacatcacaaacaaatcatatcaaggatgaacttgtcaccaatagccctccacAAAgcgtaacatgtccaactgtaccaggggcgataaggccacgcctggtcttttcttacataactcatatcataacatgtccaactatgccaggggcgattaggccacacctggtatTTTCTTACATATAAcgtattgccaggggcgattataccacacctggtctttccatatcatgtcataccatgtcatatcatatcatttcatattatactgagggctagaggatcattcaatattcatccacatcatcatcatcgtattatgcaatacatcatattcgtgaattctaatgcaaacaacctattacataacattgtattcgtgatgcatgaacatgcttaaatcaattggtttaaatttaacaaaaacataaggtttagttctactcacctctggctagctttgggctaactctgaagcagctaactcactactGAACACCtaggttccttgggtccgatcctacacaggtggactcaaatgagggaccaaacatactctaaacaactcataaacaaccccccaaaaaccccctaaaacatcatcaaagcatgcataaaaatacccaagaaaaggctggacagggcactttcggcggcaggttcggcggccgaaagtccctcgagagccgaaactcaaccactttcggcggcaccttcggcggccgaaagtccttctcggagacgaaagtcatgcatgttcggcggcaccttcggcggccgaatctcccttcaagagccgaaagtccaactttcgagggcaaggttcggcagccaaaagctgcctccacaggcaagttcggcggtcaaaagtcccttcggctgccgaacctgagttcatccagaactcagtttcatgcacaaacaagtcTCCAAacatcctaaacatgcattcaacctctcaaaaacatgcacaactcctTAACCATTCATagaggagcttaacaactagattaaactccaaaaataatatcaaaaagcatacataaatagcttatgacccacataagccaaaaccattaatacaacccataatctcatttgccctctcccacatgcatatagggcacAAACACTAGTCCAAGCCCCCAAcaatcatcacataaacacacattgggcacaaaacccacaaaagcctaaacatgcatatctacccatacccaaacatcaaaacctctttaaatttacttaaaacttcattaaaacacaaggaaagcaaggatctacacttatctcttgaagatcgagaggtggtgcaatccctaactcggaggtgtggaggatccaagctccaaaggcctccaagctcccaaacttctatttaagcttcaaaacttcaaaacaagggtagaactcatgaaaacttgagggatgggtagagaaagcatgaaaacgaccaaaggaggaccaaaactcacctgagctcgagaatggggagaaaactcgcccattttcgatctgagggctctttataggtggcctggtcaaccaccttcggcagcctaacgtgccccccaaacttatgcatgttcggcggccgaacttgaggttcggcggccgaaccttggttcgtttaaacaaagctttcggaggccaaaagcgctcccgaaaccttcccatgttcggcggccgaacttcactttcggcggccgaacctggcaaatgcctccttggtctaatctcttaaaaactcatttcttttctcttaaaaaccataaaattatgtgaaaacattttaaaaacacactttacccttctagaagactctggcatcttcagaattccagattccaacggagattccgccggaaagtagggattccgatgccgaaatctagccgggtattacattcttccccccttaagaacattcgtccccgaatgttcctcatcaactagcacatgcataaacatagcataaacacaatcataacaacacataaactctagtctataaagaaacacggtaccactggagtatgaactctcgGTCTTCCAggtgcacttttcatcttaaggtgattccaagggactttcaccatcgagatttccttgtttccacactttctgacttgcgtgtctgcggtccgtactagctgctcaacataggtgagattctctacgatctccacctctggttcctttaagaacctcactcggatccgacacgaactcatatactgtgaaaacatggaaaaacggatggatcttttccattgaagtgggtaaatctaactcgtgggatacattcccaatcctttgcaggatttcaaagggtccgatgtatcttagagttagtttaccctttttcccataacgaatcaccctctctaaggagacaccttcagcaataccacaACCCTCTCTTGAACCTTAACAAACTTCTGCTGTGCACTCTGATAAAACCTTTCTCCCTTTTGGAACTCTACACACTTCCTGCGAACATCTACCTGACACTTCTGCGGACTCACAGCAGTCCTGATTGTTTCTCTAACCACCGACCTTGTCTCTACGGTAATACAGGATAAAACTGCTAAGCGACTTCCGGTTGAGGGTGGCTAACATAACATTTGCCTCACCCGGACGATATTGggtcttgcaatcatagtcactatgcagttctacccatcttctctgccttaggttcaactctcactgacttaagatgtactgccaactgttatgatctgtaaagatctcacattttaccctatGAAGGTAATGCCTCatcatcttgagtgcaaagattacaactgccatctctagatcatgtgtaggataattcaactcatgcttcttcagctacttaGAAACATAAGCAATTATCCCATCACTggcattaacacacaatctaaCCCCACACGGGACGCGTCACAAAACACTGcgaaatcttcattactggtaggcagagctaccaccggtgctgacgtcgaCCTTTTCTtcggctcttcaaagctctcttcacgcTGAGAAGACCACACAactctctggttcttcttgatccatctggtcataggagcggcaactctagagaagttctggatgaacctccagtagataacctgcccaacccaaaagctcttgatctttgccactacaatgggcctgggctagtcagctacaacttcaactttctcggggtctacctcacttt encodes:
- the LOC110630914 gene encoding 60S ribosomal protein L44 encodes the protein MVNVPKTKKTYCKSKECRKHTLHKVTQYKKGKDSLAAQGKRRYDRKQSGYGGQTKPVFHKKAKTTKKIVLRLQCQGCKHVSQHPIKRCKHFEIGGDKKGKGTSLF